In one window of Desulfuromonas sp. KJ2020 DNA:
- the arfB gene encoding alternative ribosome rescue aminoacyl-tRNA hydrolase ArfB, which produces MIRISSQIFLSEQEVEFKAVRAQGAGGQNVNKVSTAITLFFDIRKSSLPDFYKERLLALSDSRITKDGVIVLKAQQHRSQEMNREDALNRLAALIRSAGVVPKNRKATRPTKSSKTKRLDTKTKRGQIKSLRGKVTD; this is translated from the coding sequence ATGATCCGCATATCCAGCCAAATCTTTTTATCCGAACAGGAAGTGGAGTTCAAAGCCGTCCGCGCCCAGGGGGCCGGGGGCCAGAACGTCAACAAGGTGTCGACGGCCATCACCCTCTTTTTCGATATCCGCAAATCCTCCCTCCCCGACTTTTACAAGGAGAGGCTGCTGGCCCTGTCGGACAGCCGCATCACCAAGGATGGGGTCATCGTCCTCAAAGCCCAGCAGCACCGCAGCCAGGAGATGAACCGGGAAGACGCCCTGAACAGACTGGCGGCTCTCATCCGCAGCGCCGGGGTTGTGCCCAAAAACCGCAAGGCCACCCGGCCCACCAAGAGTTCGAAAACGAAGCGCCTGGATACCAAAACCAAACGCGGCCAGATCAAATCGCTGCGCGGCAAGGTGACGGACTAA
- a CDS encoding GIY-YIG nuclease family protein: MPVWSVYLLRNERNALYTGASSDVHRRLQQHRAKRGKAARFTRACRTLELVYHCEVGPRSLALRVEAKIKKLAKGEKERLLSAAPDPEQLLERLGLNPPSGE, encoded by the coding sequence ATGCCCGTCTGGTCGGTCTACCTGCTGCGCAATGAACGCAACGCCCTGTACACCGGGGCCAGCTCCGATGTACACAGGCGCTTGCAGCAGCACCGGGCCAAGCGGGGCAAAGCCGCCCGCTTCACGCGGGCCTGCCGGACGCTGGAGCTGGTCTATCACTGCGAAGTCGGCCCCAGAAGCCTGGCGCTGCGGGTGGAGGCCAAAATCAAGAAGCTGGCCAAGGGGGAGAAGGAGAGACTGCTAAGCGCCGCTCCGGATCCGGAGCAACTGCTGGAACGACTGGGACTGAATCCGCCATCAGGAGAGTGA
- a CDS encoding translation initiation factor Sui1, with the protein MAREKEKTGGLVYSSEFGRMCPACGQPAASCRCRQAQAVPPTDGVVRLRRETKGRGGKAMTVITGVPLAPAELKELGQQLKKKCATGGTVKDGVIEIQGDHLDRLLAELKDRGWTVKRSGG; encoded by the coding sequence ATGGCCAGGGAAAAAGAGAAAACCGGCGGCCTGGTCTATTCCAGCGAGTTCGGCCGCATGTGTCCCGCCTGCGGCCAGCCTGCCGCCAGCTGCCGCTGCCGCCAGGCTCAAGCCGTTCCACCGACCGACGGTGTGGTGCGCCTGCGCCGCGAAACCAAGGGGCGCGGTGGTAAGGCCATGACGGTAATCACCGGGGTCCCCCTCGCCCCTGCCGAGCTCAAGGAACTCGGTCAGCAGCTGAAGAAAAAATGCGCCACCGGCGGCACCGTCAAGGACGGCGTCATCGAGATCCAGGGGGATCACCTCGACCGGTTGCTGGCGGAACTGAAAGATCGTGGCTGGACGGTCAAGCGTTCTGGCGGCTGA
- a CDS encoding DUF2007 domain-containing protein translates to MKRLRTFSFAEGPQAGMMKGLLEANGIACFIKNERLFTAMGEVPFVECFPELWIFEDDQMERAAALLDSVAATEESVAAPWTCPDCGEVLEGHFGQCWNCGRERP, encoded by the coding sequence ATGAAAAGACTCAGAACCTTCAGCTTTGCCGAAGGCCCCCAGGCGGGCATGATGAAAGGTCTGCTCGAAGCCAACGGCATCGCCTGCTTCATCAAAAACGAGCGGCTCTTCACCGCCATGGGAGAAGTCCCCTTTGTCGAATGTTTCCCCGAATTATGGATTTTCGAGGACGACCAGATGGAACGGGCCGCAGCTTTGCTGGACAGCGTCGCCGCCACCGAAGAATCGGTGGCCGCCCCCTGGACCTGCCCGGACTGCGGCGAGGTGCTGGAGGGACATTTCGGCCAATGCTGGAACTGCGGCCGGGAAAGACCCTGA
- the mscL gene encoding large conductance mechanosensitive channel protein MscL, producing MFKEFKEFAMRGNVVDMAVGIIIGGAFGTIVKSLVADVLMPPLGLLLGGVDFSNFFVVLKQGTTAGPYAALAEAQAAGAVTINYGVFINTVISFIIVAFAIFLLIRGINRLRREEEAPPAEPTTKDCPFCMSSIPIKASRCPNCTSDLAKA from the coding sequence ATGTTCAAGGAGTTCAAGGAATTCGCCATGCGGGGCAATGTCGTGGACATGGCGGTCGGCATCATCATCGGCGGGGCCTTCGGCACCATCGTCAAAAGCCTGGTCGCCGACGTTCTCATGCCGCCCCTCGGTCTACTGCTGGGCGGCGTCGATTTCTCCAACTTTTTCGTCGTCCTGAAACAGGGGACCACCGCCGGTCCCTACGCCGCCCTGGCGGAAGCGCAGGCCGCCGGCGCCGTGACGATCAACTACGGTGTCTTTATCAATACGGTCATCAGTTTCATCATCGTCGCCTTCGCCATCTTTTTGCTGATCCGCGGCATCAACCGCCTGCGCCGCGAAGAAGAAGCCCCACCGGCGGAACCGACTACCAAAGACTGCCCTTTCTGTATGAGCAGCATCCCCATCAAGGCCAGCCGCTGCCCCAACTGCACGTCGGACCTGGCTAAGGCCTAA
- a CDS encoding YajD family HNH nuclease, which translates to MARSFRPHGKKPAPVKTQAEIDEMVRRLKAAQAEASNYRERSLKQHGWICAKCGREFDLSTLHLLTVHHKDGNHQNNPADGSNWENLCIYCHDDEHSRSLLGDYLQGRDHKR; encoded by the coding sequence ATGGCCCGTTCGTTTCGTCCCCATGGAAAAAAGCCCGCCCCAGTCAAAACCCAGGCAGAAATTGACGAGATGGTGCGCCGCCTCAAGGCGGCACAGGCCGAGGCGAGCAACTACCGTGAACGTTCCCTGAAGCAGCACGGCTGGATCTGCGCCAAATGCGGCCGCGAGTTCGACCTGTCGACGCTGCATCTGCTGACGGTGCATCACAAGGACGGCAACCACCAGAACAACCCCGCCGACGGCAGCAACTGGGAGAATCTCTGCATCTACTGTCACGACGACGAGCACAGCCGCTCGCTTCTCGGCGACTATTTGCAGGGGCGTGACCACAAACGCTGA
- a CDS encoding methyltransferase domain-containing protein, translating into MDQAKQDAFGRRMSDILNGGALNLAMAIGYRTGLLEAMATFTTAQPIEAIAEQAGLHPRYVREWLGIMVTADIVELERLPAGNGYRLPPEHAAFLTRDGGNTNLAVYTQEIPLLTLCALEQVIEAFPQGTGIPYRHYPRFQAFMTELANAKHRQVLLETFLPSVDEGRLLDRLQQGIRVCDFGCGEGTALLLMAQAYPRSRFTAIDIDAQAVAAGRAEAQRLGLNNTEFLCLDAATLYQEPDRAQTFDYILAFDAIHDQSAPLQALQSVYHMLAPDGLFSMIDIAAHTDHQDNRSHPLGPFLYTVSLMHCLPVGLNEGGAGLGMMWGQELAVELLRQAGFEQIAVEAIPRDPFNLHFCCRKEKNPPGRPGAMAP; encoded by the coding sequence GTGGATCAAGCGAAGCAGGACGCCTTTGGCCGCCGGATGAGCGACATCCTCAACGGCGGCGCCCTGAACCTGGCCATGGCCATCGGCTACCGCACCGGTCTCCTTGAAGCCATGGCGACCTTCACCACGGCCCAGCCGATAGAAGCCATCGCCGAACAGGCCGGTCTGCATCCGCGCTACGTGCGGGAATGGCTGGGGATCATGGTCACGGCCGATATCGTGGAACTGGAGCGCCTGCCCGCCGGCAACGGCTATCGCCTGCCTCCCGAACATGCCGCCTTTCTCACCCGGGATGGCGGCAACACCAACCTGGCCGTCTACACCCAGGAAATCCCCCTGCTCACTCTCTGCGCCCTGGAGCAAGTCATCGAAGCCTTCCCCCAGGGGACGGGCATTCCCTATCGCCACTACCCCCGCTTTCAGGCCTTTATGACCGAACTGGCCAACGCCAAGCATCGCCAGGTCCTGCTGGAAACGTTTCTACCGTCGGTGGACGAAGGCCGGCTGCTCGATCGCCTGCAGCAAGGCATCCGGGTCTGCGATTTTGGTTGTGGTGAAGGAACGGCCCTGTTGCTGATGGCGCAGGCCTATCCCCGTAGCCGCTTTACCGCCATCGACATCGACGCCCAGGCGGTGGCTGCCGGGCGGGCGGAAGCCCAGAGGCTAGGGCTCAACAACACGGAATTCCTCTGTCTCGACGCGGCCACCCTGTACCAGGAACCCGACCGAGCCCAGACCTTCGATTACATTCTGGCCTTCGACGCCATTCACGATCAGAGCGCCCCTCTGCAGGCTCTGCAAAGCGTCTATCACATGCTGGCGCCTGACGGACTTTTCAGCATGATCGACATCGCCGCCCATACGGATCACCAGGACAACCGGTCGCATCCCCTGGGCCCTTTCCTCTATACTGTCAGTCTCATGCACTGCCTGCCCGTCGGCCTCAATGAGGGTGGCGCCGGGCTGGGAATGATGTGGGGACAGGAGTTGGCCGTCGAACTGCTACGCCAGGCGGGCTTTGAACAAATCGCGGTAGAAGCGATCCCCCGGGACCCTTTCAACCTGCATTTCTGCTGCCGCAAAGAGAAAAATCCGCCAGGCAGACCGGGAGCCATGGCACCGTGA
- a CDS encoding MmcQ/YjbR family DNA-binding protein yields the protein MNLETLRHYLLDKKSAVEDFPFGPETLVCKVGGKMFALVALHESPLWLNLKCDPDKAEAQRIFYTAVRPGYHMNKRHWNTIILDGTVPDEEILAMVDESYDLVVQNLSRAARLAAGLTGGKE from the coding sequence GTGAACCTTGAGACGCTGCGCCACTACCTGCTGGACAAAAAAAGCGCCGTTGAAGATTTCCCCTTCGGCCCGGAGACCCTGGTCTGCAAAGTCGGCGGCAAGATGTTTGCCCTGGTCGCCCTGCATGAATCGCCGCTCTGGCTGAACCTCAAATGCGACCCGGACAAAGCCGAGGCCCAGAGGATTTTCTATACGGCAGTGCGTCCCGGCTACCACATGAACAAACGCCACTGGAACACCATTATTTTGGACGGCACCGTGCCGGACGAGGAAATCCTGGCCATGGTGGACGAATCGTACGATCTGGTCGTACAGAACCTGAGCCGAGCAGCCCGTCTGGCGGCGGGACTGACCGGCGGAAAGGAATGA
- the msrA gene encoding peptide-methionine (S)-S-oxide reductase MsrA, with amino-acid sequence MNRPAEKATFGAGCFWGIEAAFNRVKGVLATTVGYMGGHTTDPTYEEVCSDKTGHAEVVEVLFDPAVTSYRELLEVFWQIHDPTTLNRQGPDIGSQYRSVIFYHSPTQQEEALASRQAQQTSPFLRHRPIVTAIEPAGIFYRAEEYHQQYLAKR; translated from the coding sequence ATGAATCGGCCTGCTGAAAAAGCGACATTTGGGGCCGGCTGCTTCTGGGGCATCGAAGCGGCTTTCAACCGCGTCAAAGGCGTCCTCGCCACAACCGTCGGCTACATGGGCGGACACACCACTGACCCGACCTACGAAGAGGTCTGCAGCGATAAGACCGGTCACGCCGAAGTCGTGGAAGTCCTCTTTGACCCCGCCGTGACTTCTTACCGGGAACTGCTGGAAGTCTTCTGGCAGATTCACGATCCGACCACGCTGAACCGCCAGGGGCCCGACATCGGCTCCCAATACCGCTCGGTGATCTTCTATCACAGCCCCACCCAGCAGGAAGAGGCCCTGGCCTCGCGGCAGGCGCAGCAGACATCCCCGTTTCTGCGCCACAGGCCCATCGTGACGGCGATTGAACCCGCCGGCATCTTTTACCGGGCCGAAGAATACCACCAGCAGTATCTGGCCAAACGCTGA
- a CDS encoding cytidine deaminase, with product MDISTDQKRRLEEAARLAHQHSYSPYSRFPVGAAVLTASGAIYTGCNVENASLGLTQCAERNAVASAVGQGERDILAVAIYTPTPHPTAPCGACRQVLAEFGRDATVFCCGDGEQRLEASLNSLLPAAFAAGDLPEEEAP from the coding sequence ATGGATATTTCCACCGACCAAAAAAGACGGCTGGAAGAGGCCGCCCGCCTGGCCCATCAGCACAGCTACAGCCCTTACAGCCGCTTCCCGGTGGGGGCGGCGGTGCTGACCGCCAGCGGCGCCATCTATACCGGCTGCAACGTGGAAAACGCTTCCCTCGGCCTGACCCAGTGCGCGGAGAGAAACGCCGTGGCCAGCGCCGTCGGCCAGGGGGAGCGGGACATCCTGGCCGTCGCCATATACACGCCCACGCCGCATCCGACAGCTCCCTGCGGGGCCTGCCGCCAGGTGCTGGCCGAATTTGGCCGTGACGCCACCGTCTTCTGCTGCGGCGACGGGGAGCAGCGTCTTGAAGCCAGCCTGAATTCCCTGCTGCCAGCCGCCTTCGCTGCTGGTGACTTGCCGGAAGAAGAGGCGCCATGA
- a CDS encoding nucleoside phosphorylase: MIATDIKYHLGFGPRQLGEEPPTLALLCGDPERTRAIALETAGVHCEQTLSTRRGLHSYLISLDSGKRLIAATSGMGAPSLSIVVNELVDLGIRQIIRVGTCGSIQEDVKVGSLVISRAALCRQGAAQDIAPVEYPAAANPFLTLALVEAAEHLAFPWHLGVTASVDTFYEGQERTASSANKQLLRHLQGVTEEYRRLNILNYEMEAGTLFKMAGVYGFAAACICGVLADRTSSEAVVESQKQAAVDGAIQVALRAAASLDSRYLQPAYLR, from the coding sequence ATGATCGCGACCGACATCAAATACCATCTCGGCTTCGGCCCCCGCCAGCTCGGCGAGGAGCCACCGACCCTGGCCCTGCTCTGCGGGGACCCGGAACGGACGCGGGCCATCGCCCTGGAGACAGCGGGCGTCCACTGCGAACAGACGCTTTCGACCCGCCGGGGGCTGCACAGCTATCTCATCTCGCTGGACAGCGGCAAGCGGCTGATCGCGGCCACCAGCGGCATGGGGGCACCATCGCTGAGCATTGTGGTGAATGAGCTGGTCGATCTGGGGATCCGCCAGATCATTCGCGTCGGCACCTGCGGATCCATTCAGGAGGATGTCAAGGTCGGCAGCCTGGTCATCTCCCGGGCGGCTCTGTGCCGGCAGGGTGCGGCCCAGGATATCGCTCCCGTGGAGTATCCGGCCGCCGCCAATCCCTTTCTCACACTGGCCCTGGTGGAGGCCGCCGAGCACCTGGCCTTCCCCTGGCACCTCGGTGTGACCGCCAGTGTCGACACTTTCTATGAAGGGCAGGAGCGCACCGCCTCCTCGGCCAACAAGCAGCTCCTGCGCCATCTGCAGGGCGTCACGGAAGAATACCGCCGTCTCAACATCCTCAACTACGAGATGGAAGCAGGCACCCTGTTCAAGATGGCGGGGGTCTACGGTTTCGCCGCCGCCTGCATCTGCGGGGTACTGGCCGACCGCACCAGCAGCGAAGCGGTGGTGGAATCGCAGAAACAGGCTGCTGTCGACGGGGCCATCCAGGTGGCCCTGCGGGCCGCCGCCTCGCTGGATTCCCGCTATCTGCAACCGGCTTATCTGCGCTGA
- a CDS encoding EamA family transporter — MIYLLLVSFIWAFSFGLIKGNLTGLDSNFVSFARMALSLAVFAPFLRRTGLRTPLALQLIAIGAVQYGLMYLAYIYSFQFLQAYQVALFTIFTPLYVTLIHDLLTRRLHGFFLLTACLAIVGTGIIVYRDLDQSDLRLGFFLLQFSNICFAFGQTYYRRLLRKNPALKDHQIFGLLYLGATLVTLLAAGYSTGWSLPTLSTTHVLTLLYLGILASGICFFLWNYGAKQVDAGALAILNNLKVPLAVACSALFFHETVDLQRLLLGGAFILGALFLNESLARKLYGENA; from the coding sequence ATGATCTATCTTCTGCTCGTCTCCTTCATCTGGGCCTTTTCTTTTGGCCTGATTAAAGGAAACCTGACGGGACTCGACTCCAATTTCGTATCCTTTGCCCGCATGGCACTTTCTTTGGCGGTATTCGCCCCCTTTTTGCGCCGCACCGGCCTGCGCACCCCGCTCGCCCTGCAGCTCATCGCCATCGGCGCCGTTCAGTACGGCCTGATGTACCTGGCCTACATTTATTCTTTTCAATTCCTGCAGGCCTACCAGGTGGCCCTGTTCACCATCTTTACGCCCCTGTATGTCACGCTCATCCACGATCTTCTCACCCGCCGCCTGCACGGTTTTTTCCTGCTAACCGCCTGTCTGGCCATCGTCGGCACGGGGATCATCGTCTACCGTGACCTGGACCAGAGCGACCTGCGGCTGGGCTTCTTCCTTCTGCAGTTCTCCAACATCTGTTTTGCCTTCGGCCAGACCTATTACCGTCGTCTGTTGCGGAAGAATCCCGCGCTCAAGGACCACCAGATTTTCGGCCTGCTTTACCTGGGTGCCACCCTGGTCACTCTGCTGGCCGCCGGCTATTCCACCGGCTGGAGCCTGCCGACCCTTTCCACAACCCACGTTCTCACCCTGCTCTACCTGGGCATTCTGGCCTCAGGCATCTGCTTCTTCCTCTGGAATTACGGCGCCAAACAGGTGGACGCCGGCGCCCTGGCCATCCTCAACAACCTCAAGGTCCCCCTGGCTGTCGCCTGTTCCGCCCTCTTCTTCCACGAGACGGTGGACCTGCAACGGTTACTTCTCGGCGGCGCTTTCATACTCGGCGCTCTTTTCCTCAACGAATCCCTGGCCAGAAAACTGTATGGGGAAAACGCCTGA
- a CDS encoding OmpA family protein, translating to MKKWFWMTLATSALLLVVTGTALAENKAKALTLSPMVGGYMFEGNQNLDDSLTYGLGLGYNLTKNWGMELMVNYIDAETDEGPAIDVDGYLSRLDGLYHFRPDSSLVPYLAAGMGVITLDPSPGEGEDDFALNYGAGLKWFLSEAIALRGDVRHVFAPEEPNSNLIYTAGLLFQFGGKKDAAPAPVVVLVPKDSDGDGVIDANDRCPNTPPNVIVDALGCPKDSDGDGVVDYLDKCPNTPANVRVNAQGCPEDTDQDGVPDYLDQCPDTPKGAPVDAKGCPKDSDGDGVFDYLDKCPNTAKGLAVDEKGCELTFTLQIEFDVNQATVRPEYHSKLAEAVDFINQYPSQQFLVVGHTDSTGAADYNKQLSQRRAESVRQYLIDNFGLSADKLTARGLGEEQPVADNATAEGRQQNRRVDITCCAVVPE from the coding sequence ATGAAAAAATGGTTTTGGATGACCCTGGCCACCAGCGCCCTGCTCCTGGTGGTAACCGGAACAGCCCTGGCCGAGAACAAGGCCAAGGCCCTGACCCTGTCACCCATGGTCGGCGGCTACATGTTCGAAGGCAATCAGAATCTCGATGACTCCCTCACCTACGGTCTCGGCCTTGGTTACAACCTGACCAAAAACTGGGGCATGGAACTGATGGTCAACTACATTGACGCGGAAACGGACGAAGGACCCGCCATCGACGTGGACGGCTACCTGTCCCGCCTGGACGGACTCTATCACTTCAGACCGGACAGCAGCCTGGTGCCCTATCTGGCCGCCGGCATGGGTGTCATCACCCTTGATCCGTCGCCAGGGGAGGGCGAAGATGATTTCGCCCTCAATTACGGCGCCGGCCTCAAGTGGTTCCTCTCGGAAGCTATTGCTCTGCGCGGCGATGTCCGCCACGTCTTCGCCCCGGAAGAGCCCAACAGCAACCTGATCTATACGGCTGGCCTGCTCTTCCAGTTTGGCGGGAAAAAGGACGCTGCCCCGGCCCCCGTGGTGGTCCTCGTCCCTAAAGACAGCGACGGAGATGGTGTCATCGATGCCAATGATCGCTGCCCCAACACCCCCCCCAATGTCATCGTGGATGCCTTAGGTTGTCCGAAGGACTCGGATGGCGATGGCGTTGTCGATTATCTCGACAAATGCCCCAACACGCCGGCCAATGTCAGAGTCAATGCGCAGGGCTGCCCTGAAGATACCGACCAGGATGGCGTGCCCGACTATCTGGATCAATGCCCCGACACCCCCAAAGGCGCTCCCGTTGATGCCAAGGGGTGCCCGAAAGACAGTGATGGCGATGGCGTTTTCGACTATCTCGACAAGTGCCCCAACACCGCCAAGGGCCTCGCTGTTGATGAAAAAGGCTGTGAGCTGACCTTCACTCTGCAGATCGAATTCGATGTAAATCAGGCCACTGTTCGTCCCGAGTATCACAGCAAGCTCGCCGAAGCGGTCGACTTCATCAACCAGTATCCGTCCCAACAGTTTTTGGTGGTCGGTCATACTGACAGCACCGGCGCCGCTGACTACAACAAGCAGCTCTCCCAGCGAAGAGCCGAAAGTGTTCGCCAGTACCTCATCGACAACTTCGGCCTCAGCGCCGACAAACTCACGGCCCGCGGTCTGGGTGAAGAGCAGCCGGTGGCGGACAACGCCACGGCCGAAGGGCGCCAGCAGAACCGCCGCGTTGACATCACCTGCTGCGCCGTGGTTCCGGAATAG
- a CDS encoding class I SAM-dependent methyltransferase, whose protein sequence is MVRQLSHMSSWAHQFVGEILSEGDLAVDLTAGLGKDSLFLSRCVGPSGQVLAFDIQQMALQISQQVLLEAGVEAPILEAGAMVPASQPGVLLVHDSHAHLASYLAPFSRPPQALMANLGYLPGGDTAITTQGDSTLAAVEAALDALAVGGRLALVLYVGHPEGRKEATLLRQRFSQLSSRQWYVLRLETCNRQEAPFLLVAEKRR, encoded by the coding sequence ATGGTTCGCCAACTCTCCCACATGTCGTCCTGGGCGCACCAATTTGTCGGTGAAATACTCTCCGAAGGCGACCTCGCCGTCGACCTTACGGCCGGCCTGGGCAAAGATTCCCTCTTCCTCTCCCGCTGCGTCGGTCCCTCGGGGCAGGTTCTGGCCTTCGATATTCAGCAAATGGCTCTGCAGATCAGCCAGCAGGTTCTGCTGGAAGCCGGTGTCGAAGCGCCCATCCTCGAGGCCGGTGCCATGGTGCCGGCCTCGCAGCCAGGGGTCTTGCTGGTCCACGACAGTCACGCGCATCTGGCCAGCTATCTGGCCCCGTTTTCCCGTCCTCCTCAGGCCCTCATGGCCAACCTCGGCTATCTGCCTGGCGGCGATACCGCCATTACTACGCAGGGGGATTCCACTCTGGCCGCGGTCGAGGCCGCTCTCGACGCCCTGGCCGTTGGTGGACGACTTGCGCTGGTGCTCTATGTCGGTCACCCGGAAGGCCGCAAGGAGGCAACCTTGCTCCGCCAGCGCTTCTCGCAGCTTAGTTCAAGGCAGTGGTACGTCCTGAGGCTGGAGACCTGTAACCGGCAGGAGGCTCCATTTCTGTTGGTGGCCGAAAAGAGGCGCTAA
- a CDS encoding TerB family tellurite resistance protein has product MISKILGFLAGSEAGGSSPQGAERIQVATCALLLELAHADSEFQAIEEELVRDLVQKKFSLSDGATEELLELAQDARAESLDLFQFARQLNEYFSREEKLAVVEVAWRIVYADGVLDRFEDALMRQLTTLLRLSPKEVIAAKLKVLEDVRSSEG; this is encoded by the coding sequence ATGATCAGTAAAATATTAGGTTTTTTAGCAGGATCGGAAGCTGGTGGCTCATCACCCCAAGGTGCCGAACGCATCCAGGTGGCCACCTGCGCTCTCCTGCTTGAGCTGGCTCACGCCGATAGCGAGTTTCAGGCGATCGAAGAGGAACTGGTCAGGGATCTGGTTCAGAAAAAATTCTCCCTTTCCGACGGAGCGACCGAAGAATTGCTGGAGCTGGCTCAGGATGCCCGGGCCGAGAGCCTGGATCTTTTTCAGTTCGCCCGGCAACTCAATGAGTATTTCAGCCGCGAGGAGAAGCTGGCCGTCGTCGAGGTGGCCTGGCGCATTGTCTATGCCGACGGTGTCCTCGACCGTTTCGAGGACGCGCTTATGCGGCAGTTGACCACCCTGCTGCGTCTTTCTCCCAAAGAAGTCATCGCCGCCAAACTCAAGGTTCTTGAAGACGTCCGTTCCTCCGAAGGCTGA
- a CDS encoding DUF190 domain-containing protein, with protein sequence MARLDGEQTLMRIFIGESDRWKRRPLYEALVEFLREEGFAGATVLKGIMGFGANSVTHTDRLLRLSADLPVVIEVVDSQEKIDRVLPQLDTMIKGGMITLERARVIRYCDNLTEKGSSHDQ encoded by the coding sequence ATGGCGCGACTCGATGGGGAACAGACGCTCATGCGCATATTCATCGGTGAAAGCGATCGCTGGAAACGTCGCCCCCTTTACGAGGCTCTGGTCGAGTTTTTGCGTGAGGAAGGATTTGCCGGCGCCACTGTTCTCAAGGGAATCATGGGATTTGGCGCCAACAGCGTCACCCACACCGACCGACTGCTGCGCCTCTCCGCCGACCTGCCGGTTGTCATCGAAGTGGTGGATTCCCAGGAAAAAATCGACCGTGTTCTGCCTCAACTGGATACCATGATCAAGGGCGGCATGATTACCCTCGAACGGGCTCGCGTCATCCGCTATTGCGACAATCTGACCGAAAAGGGATCATCGCATGATCAGTAA
- the crcB gene encoding fluoride efflux transporter CrcB, whose protein sequence is MQILYIGILGGLGCLARYFVSGLTYQLCGRGLPYGTLAVNVIGSFLLGVIMEGSLRSTLLSPELRMGLTVGFMGGFTTFSTFSYETLRLLEEGSFLQAGANILLNVVVCLVFAAFGFFLARQL, encoded by the coding sequence ATGCAGATTCTTTATATCGGTATTTTAGGAGGACTGGGCTGTCTGGCCCGCTATTTTGTTTCCGGTTTGACCTACCAGCTTTGCGGCCGCGGTCTTCCCTATGGAACCCTGGCGGTCAACGTGATCGGCTCCTTCCTCCTGGGGGTGATCATGGAAGGGAGCCTGCGCAGCACCCTTCTTTCACCTGAACTTCGTATGGGCCTTACCGTGGGCTTTATGGGGGGATTTACCACGTTTTCCACCTTTTCCTATGAAACCCTCCGCCTGCTCGAGGAGGGGAGTTTTCTGCAGGCCGGCGCCAATATTCTGCTTAACGTCGTTGTGTGTCTGGTCTTTGCCGCTTTCGGCTTTTTTCTGGCTCGTCAGTTATAG